The Pararge aegeria chromosome 21, ilParAegt1.1, whole genome shotgun sequence genomic sequence aaagtattaatcacaagctacgcttacttcagagctaggtggcgatgtgtattgctatagtatatttatggattttattaatttatttatgtactattgGGCGAAATTCTACTCTGTTATGTTTTTTCCAAGATTGTATAgcttgaaattatttttattttgactcagtaataaataatttatttatatattttattacctatttataatgaACTTCGATTTCACCATAAAACTGTTTTCTATCTTGCTATTTATCATTTCttgacatttttcttttttattactatttaataaactttCCAACTCCTGCCATCTGATATGAGACAGAAAAATTAAAGGCGTAGACCTTCCATGCTGTGGGTTGGCGGGTTTTTATTGTATAAAGAAGATAAGGTTAAAAAAATGGATAGTGAAAAACTATATAGTGGTACTAATTAGgaaatcttaatttgctataatctttGTCAACCGGACAAATCCAATCCATTTCTTATCATTATAAACCCCCAAATTACTATAGGGTAGAGGTCTTATCTCTGAATGAtaactgaaattaaaatttaaaaaaaaccctgacTATAATATATTCTACAtgattctactagtcaagctcttttatttgatattcCTATATTGAAGGAGTTCTAAAGAAAATTtgattcgccattttgtggtagcagccatcttggatttgaaacttttattgaattatagtattctactaaataatcattcatttcattcatttgatatccatactgaggtagttgtgaaaaaatatttaatctgccattttgtagcggcggccatcttcgACCGATTTTCATCGAACATAGCTAAGGATACATCCAACTACTACACCACGGACCGAAACACTCACACACTCACATACAcctcttgagaacattatggaaaactagGAGAGTTTGAAGCATTCAGGTTTCCACTCAAAGTTTTGGCTTCACCATTatggcaagtgatatttattgcttaaaacgtaaattattattaaaaaatcttaGACGTGGTAAACAGATAGTTTATAAATTGTGATATGTTTTAATGATCACATTATAATCATTATCCGTCTTAATAGAGAATTACGTAGAGTAGAGTATTAGaccttttaataattgtttcgAAGTCTAGACCGTAAAAATTTTCAGAATTTAACAATTCTTCAGGCAATCAAACTTGAccctttattaaacaaaactgtTTAGGATGGAGCTTTAGGGACCCTTGTTTGACCTCTCTCAATTCTAAAATATTGAAGGAcacttacaaattaaaatatattttaggggaaatttcaattttcattaatttgcGAGCCACTCACTTTggtgtacctacctaaaaattaaagaataaataattttctccGAGAGAGTAAAGTTGAGTGTTTCTGGGTCGAGCCACTGGCCACATTTATAAACATCCATTTTTAGCCGGTTTCACTCGGTCATTGTTATCCTATAAACAAGTAAAGTACCAAAGAACTAGTCtgttaataatcaaaataataatatagtttatatgaAGGCTATTTCAAAGACCAGGTGCCGTTCAGCCATTCATAGTAAGGAAATTTTGCGTGACATTGCACTGTCGATGAGTCGACTATGCCTGGGCAACGCTTAAAACAGCGCGGCGCGGCCGTGATTGGTCTTATTTAGACCAattattcattactttaaatatttttttttaaataccctcGACGGAAAGTTAATAAATGTAACTCACCATTTTCTGGTGACGACCGTCTTGGATTTGAGATTTATTATAGAACTAACCAAGCTCTATACTAAATCGCTAGGCaagcttttatttgataccaataatgagggaattgtgaaaaaaaatgtaatagccATTTTgtgttggcggccatcttgtattGGTAATTTATCCTAGTGTAtggtattctactagtcaagccctttcatttaatacctatattgagggagttgtgaaaaaatatataatacgccattttgtggtggcggccattttggatttttatcaaacatagctaagaacacccCCGACTAGTTCACCTTTCAAAGAAaaccaaaatcggttcatctgttGGACCTCTACGATGCTACATACAGACGCAATCACACAAAGACACGTCAAActcataacaccccgtcgtttttgcgccCGGGTTTAAAAATGTAACGGTTCGATTACCAAAACTGAAAAAttattgtgtgatgaaaatgatttttttcagtgctgggtgtttatatgtatattataagtatttatgcatattattcattaaaatattcatcagtcatcttagtacccataccacaagctacgcttcctttggggctagatggcgagatGTTTATTGccttagtatgtttatttattattggtatACCAAAAAAGCAAGGATCACTAACGAACTACTTTTAAGCAAACCttcatttaaactttaaaaacattgGAAACTTCAAACTGCTGCGCAATGATTTTCTAAAATAGCACACTTTGTTTGGCGACAGAGCGTCGACAACGAGCCAAATTTACGATTTCAAACTAACTAAAGCTAACTCTTTATAAATTGTTCAGTGTGACGCCTTTGTTTGACCTCTTTCCgacgatatttaaaaatattctcacGCTCACCTTTGTcgcaaataaaatcaaaaatagaaGGATTTAAGTTAAGTGTTAAATCCCTTCTAATATAGGTTGTAAAGCGGTTGCATAGTTATGCTTTGTTTTGTCTCATTCTTTCAAATTCCAAACTATtgagaataaattattactagctttacaacgtttattagtaagtgaaataaaatattactcaaAAATAACAACACGGAcggtcagttattttttttagatttaaaaatgaaagcGCGAATCTATAGAAAACCAACGTTCTAATCATTTGATAGGTACTGACTGGTCAATATATTACATTTTgctcaatatttttttcgtttcgAATATTTGTGCTTCCggcatttaataatatattaattagctGTCATGTAAGTGCTTGTGGGAATTTATATCAACATTACGCGCAGAGTATTACGTTAGGTATTTTCTTTTTACCTAATTTCATTTACTAGACGACATAGGTTCAATTATCAACATTTTTGGATatctcttttaaaaatataattagccTTTGACCCTTAAGACGATGGTCTAAACTATCTGAGATCGCTTttgcgataagaccgccttcgcTCGccccattttatattttaagtttcttctgtgtttctgtttactttgtataaaatgtatgtgtgcAATAAGGTTTTCAAGCAATATCTATTCTAGTTCAAAAAACAATTCCTCTAAaggcataataataataatataatccagGGAAGAAAAAATCTCGCCTATGTACTATCGTTTATGAAAAATTGCCTATGACAAGAACATGTCGGTAATAGTTAAAGAGCCTTTAAATTAAAAGAGGagtaaattgcaataattattcAGTCGTTTGTCAcactctgacatttgaaaggtactCTTAGTTGGAGTGTGACAAAACACCTCTTcctacggttttttttatgtttacagtTTAGTTGAGTTTTATGGTTATGGTACTACAATTAACAACAGGCTTACATCGCACCGTGTAACCGGATCTTGTAATTTCCGCTCTAGTTacgctattaatattttttaacagcggtaaaacaaaataacacttCTTGTCTATTGTCTCccttaattcaattaattaatgtCCCGATGGATTGTCAAAAGCAGCGGCGAAAACGAgtggaaattatattttctcaGACGAACCAAGTCTTTATTAAGCACTGTTTTGGTTGGCACCTTATCTAAActtatttctatgaataaattattaagtagATTAGGGAGAGTTTGTATGTATCACCAGAGCTCCTCGTTTTTTGGTAACGGTTActcaaaaaagataaaaataaaatattatcgtttTGGTTCGGCCAGAATCAATCTTCAAATCGAAAGGTTGTCTTCAGTGGTGTGCACAAGGTTTTAGACCAGAGtaagcataatttaaaaacttgGCAGAAAATGGAAAAACCCCCTACTTTACGAGATAATATAGTTGATgtaattttagggtaggcagtgcttcctTGCATGTATGAAGTCATTTACTGTGTAAGATTCTGGATAGTAAccggtttattttaatgttctgcGTTATACCGCTTAAATGATTGAACGAACCGAAATTCCATAAACGATTTCATAACGTTAATTAAACCTACGTTAACCAGTTAATGAAAGACGCGCTAGTCCCTTTTAAATTTGGGGGTAAGTGTTCTTGCGGAACTATTTCTTCTGTTTtcagaacaataaaaaaagaatttataatttgatttaagttttgtaaagagacttttataattaaggtaGTAATAAGGTCTTTCATAATCCCTAGAGTTCAATTGAGAACTTAAAAAATCTTCTGTCAGCAGGTCTTAAGGTTCTGTACCAATAGTGGTCAGGTAACTAGACGGGAAACGACCACGAAGCAGATCTCAAACACCGTATTCAGATCAACTTAGAAGAACAGGATTTACTTTTTACGATACTAAACCAATAGTCAAGCATAGAATCTGATACAGAGATATAATAATACCAAATACACTCAATGGTGCCGATCtaacttacttattataaactGATTAAAGAAGGTTGACTAACTCAATAGCATTTTCATTTTGTACAATTCAGGAAAACTATTCGGAAATTATCTGCTCATAGTGAGTTGTGCGAAACTCGAATTACAAATAGTTAGACTCAAAACCTCAGTACAAAACTTTCATCAACATAGTTTTAGTATCGTAACGCGAAAACAATTTTCAACTTAGATACTCACATAAGCAATTCATACTTTACTGTCGCTCTGCAGTGGTTATCTTTTTATCTTTTCTGTGCACCTGTTGGGAGAAAATAATTTCATGCCTTTCTTTTTTGTCCTTTGTTAATAAAACACTtggtataataaaacaaatgaataaattcaatacacaaaatataaatttccgcTTTTTAAACAAAgcacactttaattatatctagGTACTTTAAGGTTTCTAATGATtaaatgttagtttttataaGGTTATACCTATCTAAATCCTCGAGATCTATAATGTTTGTTAAGTTGTTTTGCTTTCATCATTTCAAGGTTAAGAAACCTTGAAATAATGAAAGCGAATATGAACCTCGAAGTTCTAAATTAGACTTTATTCtcaattttatagtatttataagaagacaacaaatactaataaaaaaaagtcggaAAAAAGTTGTCCATTTATAGTTTCAAGCTTAGccaatatcatatttttatatttttatacttaaacaaatattcaaagcaattaaatatcaatcaaaataaatatttcctctCAAAAAACTATTTCAATTTGTACTATCGTAATAAATTTGAATTCTcgttattttgataaaatcggaccaaaattttaaatattaatctcTTTCAGCAAAACTTTgatcaaaacaaaatatatacacGTGTTTGTACACTTTAGATAGGCTGAACAGAGCGATAGTATTTAAATTGGACTTGAATTGCTATTAGTCTCGTGTGAACACTCAAATAGTAAAAATTAGTTATATCTAGTTTTACGAATGGTAACTTTAAAAACTTTGAATCCTACTTAGAAGAATACAGCTATTATACAGAAATATTGAAatagcttaaaataaaattggagGATGTACTTACGTGTTCTGGTTATGAGAATCTGAGTGAGAAGCAGTAGGAGGCAGGAACCGAGCAAGATGCCTTTGGAGAAGCAGTGTCCTGAATGTTTGCCTGAACTGCCTGGACATCGAACAGTACAGGATGAAGTTGATCGCTCCGTTCAGCAGTGCCAGGaagtccatcagttctccgaatAAATTGTAACATTTATCGAAAAAGCACTTTCCCAGCAATCCACTCATCAGACCAAGTATTCCCTGGGGCAATTCCGTGACTAGAAACAATAGTAGCACAGCGAGTAACATTTTCGTTGTTCTATCCGTGCGTTTGTCAGCCTTGTGCTGCCTTTTGACCATTTTCTCAGCAGCTGGACATGCACTGTAGTTCCGCAGATTTTTCTGGTGCTGATTCGCACTGTACAGGGCACGTATAAGccataaaattattactgtcagGATTGAACATGGCaacagttttattacaacgGCATGCACCCAGAAATTTACTTGGTATAATCTGCCCTGGTTGTCTGAGTCCACGTGATACGCGATATTATGGTCGCCCCGTACGTCACTGACGTTCTTGGTGTGAATATCAAACACCTAAAATGTAAAAGGAGTAATGAACGCATTCGATGATAATTTACATTGTATGGAAAGCGGGTGCAATGTACAATATCACAATATCGTTTATGCAGAGAATATAATCAGAACTACATCGGAATAAGAGCGTGCATTTCACATAATAGAATGGATTGTTTTGGAGAGAAGGTCATTGCTCATAATACATTTGAATATTGGGTATTGTTTTATTAGTGtagaattttaaaacatatttgaaagaGTTTAGCAAGTTAAACAAAGTGACAATGTATTTAatgttatacataatataaggaATTCATTCTTCAGATTAAAACTACATCAAACAATTATTTCTACTCACCATAAATGTAGGAATACACAATATAGGTGGTAATAAGAAACTCGTCAATATGGCCACACTACATCGCCTCTCAGTACATAAAATATGGCTTCTGTCTGAatacctaaaaataaacaaaaaatctaatGAAATTATTAACATGAAAACGTAACAATAAACTGTTAATAACGAAAATAACAAGCAACTTTCAACGTAAAACGTTTAAGATCGCCCTTTGAGAGATTAATTTgagaacaaaaacaaaagcattGTTAATAAAGAACAATAACTGGAATTAAAAGCTTCCAAGACCAATAAACCGACAAACAGTTTTGAATTAGGATTCATTCAAATATAGCGTGGAAAGTACACTgctagaaaaaaaatcatccacaccaaattaatgtttaaaatcaTTTGCTGATATATCATAATTGATCGTCAAGACATCTAGTCAGAAACTGTGTGCGCTAATCGACACTCAAACCGATTATATTTATAGAGTTTTTGATCGCAGCACTTTTGTTCAGAGGGTTCTTATTAAACTAGACCGTCCACAAATTTATATCCCTTTTACATCCATTTTATGTCCTATCAAGATGGGACGTATTATGtactaaaatcaataaaaagaTCCTACTCACTTTATGGCAATGTATCTCCATATCGCCAGAGAAAGGGTCAGACAAATTGACGCCGTGTGCAGTATTTGAGCAAAATGCATGTGGAAGAGTAAGTACATAGCCCAGGAATACCGGAAATCCAATGACTCTGGCAGAACctaaaaataaactgaagattatattttatgatatgCATTAGTTGTCGCCTGCTACTTTTTCCGAGTTTATTTCGATTTTTGAATAAGCCAACGAGAGCCTTTTGATTTCCGAAGCTAAAATGTATAACCTATTTGCTATGACCGTCTCCAAGATCTAGGATATCCTTATGTATaccaaatttcgtcaagatcagATTATTTGGAAAGCCGTTTAATTatcaaactttaattttaaaataatgctgaATAGTTCCTCCTACTCCTCTATACTATATTAGATTGGAGAGTAAAGAGGGGATTTCAGTAAGGAGCTAAAACAAACTgtacctttttattatattaatttaatataagtattattatataatatagatttttcttgaatgatgatgaaaatccACCATAAACTTACCAAGTATTTGTAAATGGAAAAGGGAACATATTCAAGCATGACGAACACGTCAGCGACCGCCAGCCACTTCAGTAAACGATTGATGGGCGCCGCTGCCATATCACGCCGCGTCAGCACCGCCACGTTCATTGTGTTGGCGAGGACGCCGATTGTGCAGACCTGTACCAAACAAGTAAcacaattaaacaatttaaaacgcAACCACAAAAAGATACTATATGCAGTGGTTGTTTTATGAcctgcagggtgattacgtatctcgcgacaggtttgcgacaggcgtaaatcttgcaatcactggtgtcaaacgtcacttttgtttacttattgtatggaaaagtgacgttagacagcagtgattgcaacatttacgcctgtcgcaaacctgtcgcgagatacgtaatcacgcTGCCTGATGGCATGAAACATCCCTCTTACGTAACACAGGAAACACCTGATGGTTAAAAGTAGACCTCAGGCCCTGGTAAAGAAGGCATTGCTAGCGGTTTTCATCTTACCCTAGTAAATTAGTGTACTATCTAtgatcctaccgacaaaggcaaATAATAAAAGAGTGTAGCATACCGTTGCATAACTAATGAACACAGAAGCACTGCTTTCTAACTTTATTCCCACTCGTCTACAAATGTCTCAGTGAGATTGGAGTTCCTCTCAAAAGTCTGTTTAGTACCAACAATGTTCTCGGCACGGCGCGTTTAATTGTGCCGACATGTTATACGTAACATTGATTTTCTTCTCTATGAAAGGAAATGGATTTtgtacatattcttttttctcaTATCGCACTGATatcatctttattttattttatttacttatgaagagcactaacaacattcatattacacgttttcaaacatagcacacacaataatgatgaggtctaagttAGGACGCGCCTCcctagaaaataataaataaataaataaatatactacgacaatacacacatcaccatctaaccccaaagtaagcgtagcttgtgttatggatactaagatagctgatcaatatttttttatgaatataatacacataaatacttataatatacagataaacacccagacactgcaaaacattcatgttcatcacacaaagattttccagttgtgggaatcgaacccacgaccttggactcagaaagcagggttgctgcccactgcgccacacGGCCGTCGAAAAATGCCTATTCCTTAATggcggtaaaataaataatgaaatataaaattttatttatgatgaacTCGACCAATCCTagaatgtattaaaaaatccaaattgcaacgttatatattgaaaattgcaATCAATGCCTCGATCACACTACACAAAATCTTAGTCAACTTCCTGCATAGCGAATACATATTACGTATCGTCACTCATGTCCAGAAGTGACATAAATGTAGCGATAGGAGCGAGCTACATTTGTCCCGCTCGGCGAATTCGGTCATTTCCTATTCTGTTTCCGACCTTGGAGTATCTCCCCGATATGCGACGAGCAAATGtgcatactcgtatataatcGCCAAGATAATATCAtgttgaaaatgatgatgaatgaagtTGCCATGGCGTACTTCAATTCGTTGATTTTTATCAACCTCCCCTACGCAGTGGTGACCGCTGTGGTTTTACAAGTGTGAGGTTTCGGGTTCGTTCTCCGCTAGAGAAAATTTAAGAATATCTGTGTCGTGGTAAATTTAGATCGTGGCTACCAACAAGAACGTGCCGCCAAGTTATTTagggttccggtacgatgccgcgtaaaaatAGATTAGGGATATcggttaatataactgacataccaccatcttagactgaatcatgtCTTAGACAGTCATGTCAGAGACAATCTTCTTATTGGTACTATGCACAAAAAGCGCGTTCGATCTTTGAGATTGGTCGCATTCAGGACGTAAATTTGATTGCCACTTAGGACGCTGctgtatatatattacaatatataaaaataaggctGGATTTTTCAGTCAGCTTCCCCTACAGAATAAAATCAACACAATCGATCTAGGAAACTCGTTATATCTATCTAAGTCTgtacctaggtaggtacatattttatatctgtatattaagatataaataaaaacattatctaTGTTTGGAGTTTTTGAAGTcagttaaaattttatgtaaagaaacctaaaaaatataaataataataaataataaataaatatcaccaataaattcaattataatCCATTGAAGAGATAAAAGACAATTTTATATCCATTTAAACACCGTTGCACCGGTATTTTAGTTaccaatttaaaagttttaattattcattcgCTTTAAATAAAACGAACTACATCTAggtattatgtacctactatgaataattaattttacctTTGAATAAAGGTACCTACTGCTtcgttaaaagtttattaatttacgtGTACCTATCGAATTAAATAATCACAACATATTCGAAATAATCAACATAATTTTcacaaaagcttttttatattttaaatctagGTGAGATCATGTATAGAATATTATTTGTACCTACACGCACTTATTTAAACAGCAGACtgagataatataaaaatattgggaTTTTAATAGgatattgaataaatgaataaatatactacgacaatacacacatcgccatctagccccaaagtaattgtagcttgtgttatgggtactgagatagctgatgaatatttttttatgaatataatacacataaatacttataatatacagataaacacccagacaccgaaaaacattcatgttcatcacacaaatactttccagttgtgggaatcgaacccacgaccttgg encodes the following:
- the LOC120633288 gene encoding G-protein coupled receptor dmsr-1-like, giving the protein MSNKSQTLMDIFQEILAASGNSSDTKTINETRILSALKEQAFKERKENIGSVLVKVVSDAQSKLNLTIKPEACNYCEGDFREVVEAYNGIHGYVSLMVCTIGVLANTMNVAVLTRRDMAAAPINRLLKWLAVADVFVMLEYVPFSIYKYLVLPESLDFRYSWAMYLLFHMHFAQILHTASICLTLSLAIWRYIAIKYSDRSHILCTERRCSVAILTSFLLPPILCIPTFMVFDIHTKNVSDVRGDHNIAYHVDSDNQGRLYQVNFWVHAVVIKLLPCSILTVIILWLIRALYSANQHQKNLRNYSACPAAEKMVKRQHKADKRTDRTTKMLLAVLLLFLVTELPQGILGLMSGLLGKCFFDKCYNLFGELMDFLALLNGAINFILYCSMSRQFRQTFRTLLLQRHLARFLPPTASHSDSHNQNTAKTSVP